One Gimesia sp. genomic window carries:
- a CDS encoding type II secretion system F family protein, producing the protein MNARDDSDAIPTRETRFELDELIALNEEIISLVQAGIPLELGLREMGNELPDRLGKISSDLAVKMERGSTLAEAMESEGSRFPRVYRVIVEAGVKSGKLTVALEEMSNYAWELFHLRRQIGMALIYPLIVFSLAYGLFLVFLFEMLARFNSAYEVFRLGETRPLQALNFLESTMVYWALVPPLVLFVFALVWMRTRSSQLLNFKGTSRLIGWIPGVKRIASYYRYGNFAELMALLIQQQIPFSESIVLAAEATGDDQLVQSAELMADRHARSQLESGESAKFYGWPPLLTWLLTTKNHEGELSLALKNAADMYRRKAAHYTRWFRVIFPIFTGAIIGGGTVLCYCLVLFLPFTDMLKQLGNP; encoded by the coding sequence ATGAACGCAAGAGACGATTCCGACGCCATACCGACACGGGAAACCCGCTTCGAGCTGGATGAGCTGATCGCCTTGAACGAGGAAATTATTTCACTCGTGCAGGCCGGGATTCCGCTGGAATTGGGGTTGCGGGAGATGGGCAACGAACTCCCCGACCGGCTGGGAAAGATCAGTTCGGACCTGGCGGTGAAGATGGAGCGGGGCAGTACGCTAGCTGAAGCGATGGAATCCGAAGGCTCACGCTTTCCCCGCGTGTATCGGGTGATCGTTGAAGCGGGGGTCAAATCGGGTAAGTTGACCGTGGCACTGGAGGAGATGTCCAACTATGCCTGGGAACTGTTTCATCTGAGGCGACAGATCGGCATGGCGCTGATCTATCCGTTGATTGTCTTCAGCCTGGCCTATGGTCTGTTTCTGGTCTTCCTGTTTGAGATGCTGGCACGGTTCAATTCCGCGTATGAAGTTTTCCGCCTGGGTGAGACCCGCCCACTGCAGGCGTTGAATTTTCTGGAATCGACGATGGTCTACTGGGCGCTGGTCCCGCCGCTGGTCCTGTTTGTGTTTGCCCTGGTCTGGATGCGGACCCGCAGTTCTCAGTTATTGAATTTTAAAGGCACCAGTCGGTTGATCGGCTGGATTCCCGGCGTGAAGCGGATTGCCAGTTATTATCGTTACGGAAACTTTGCCGAGCTGATGGCACTGTTGATTCAGCAACAGATTCCGTTCTCCGAGTCAATAGTGCTGGCGGCTGAAGCGACCGGCGACGACCAGTTGGTTCAATCGGCTGAACTGATGGCGGATCGACATGCCCGCTCGCAGCTGGAATCGGGGGAATCGGCGAAATTCTATGGCTGGCCTCCGTTATTGACCTGGTTATTAACGACCAAGAACCACGAGGGAGAATTAAGCCTCGCGCTGAAAAATGCAGCCGATATGTATCGGCGGAAGGCGGCCCACTATACCCGCTGGTTCCGCGTGATCTTTCCGATCTTCACGGGAGCGATTATCGGAGGTGGCACGGTTTTATGTTATTGCCTGGTATTATTTCTCCCGTTTACCGACATGCTTAAACAATTAGGGAACCCTTGA
- a CDS encoding 3-deoxy-7-phosphoheptulonate synthase, with translation MLPIQNVNIIDSVRLVAPQELKETIKRTDKVTETVGESREQIKHILSGEDSRLIVVVGPCSIHDPQAAIEYAKRLKELSEKVKDRMFLVMRVYFEKPRTTVGWKGLINDPHMDGTFDVASGLKIARQLLLQIGELGLPAATEMLEPITPQYIADAISIASIGARTTESPTHRQMASGLSMPVGYKNGTDGSLDVALNAMLAAQSPHSFLGIDAEGQTCVVNTTGNPWGHLILRGGRSGPNYQQEHLEAAAQSLEAAGLSPRFMVDCSHANSNKDYRNQGKVWNEVIDQRVAGNKTIIGLMLESNLHPGNQSLPEDLSQLQYGVSVTDECIDWDETEQLILSAYEKLG, from the coding sequence ATGCTACCCATTCAAAACGTTAACATCATCGATTCGGTTCGCCTGGTTGCTCCTCAGGAACTGAAAGAGACAATCAAACGCACTGACAAAGTGACAGAAACCGTCGGCGAATCACGGGAACAGATCAAGCATATCCTCTCGGGTGAAGATTCACGGCTGATCGTCGTTGTCGGTCCCTGCTCCATTCACGATCCCCAGGCCGCCATCGAGTATGCCAAACGCCTGAAAGAACTCTCCGAGAAAGTCAAAGACCGCATGTTCCTGGTGATGCGGGTCTACTTCGAAAAGCCGCGGACGACTGTCGGCTGGAAAGGTCTGATCAACGACCCTCACATGGACGGCACCTTCGACGTCGCCTCAGGCCTCAAAATCGCCCGCCAGCTGCTGCTGCAGATCGGTGAACTGGGACTGCCGGCCGCCACGGAAATGCTGGAGCCGATCACCCCGCAGTACATCGCAGATGCGATTTCCATCGCCTCCATCGGCGCCCGCACGACCGAATCCCCGACGCACCGCCAGATGGCCAGCGGACTTTCGATGCCCGTCGGTTACAAAAACGGAACGGACGGCAGCCTGGACGTCGCGCTCAATGCGATGCTCGCCGCCCAGAGTCCCCACAGTTTTCTGGGAATCGACGCCGAAGGTCAGACCTGCGTGGTCAACACCACAGGCAACCCCTGGGGGCACCTCATCCTGCGTGGTGGTCGCTCCGGCCCGAACTATCAGCAGGAACATCTGGAAGCAGCCGCACAAAGCCTCGAGGCGGCGGGTCTTTCGCCCCGCTTCATGGTCGACTGCAGCCACGCGAATTCTAACAAGGATTACCGCAACCAGGGCAAAGTCTGGAATGAAGTCATTGATCAACGCGTCGCCGGCAACAAGACAATCATCGGCCTGATGCTGGAAAGCAATCTGCACCCAGGCAACCAGAGCCTGCCCGAAGATCTCAGCCAGCTCCAGTACGGCGTCTCCGTCACTGACGAATGCATCGACTGGGACGAAACCGAACAGCTGATTCTCTCAGCATACGAGAAACTGGGCTAA
- a CDS encoding shikimate kinase, which produces MTADSEPVKTGVVLTGMPGSGKSTVGRLLSEQTGLPFLDTDALIEAGESKRLAEIIADHSPEGFRAIEAAYIQSIQPAGSVISTGGSVCYSSEAMHHLAGLGTIVWLDVKPDILEQRFVDAFDRGVLIEPGSSLADLYDSRFPLYEQYAQLKIEASPLTAEEVVSLIRQQLAL; this is translated from the coding sequence ATGACCGCCGACAGCGAACCTGTCAAAACCGGAGTCGTTCTGACAGGCATGCCGGGCTCCGGAAAATCGACGGTGGGCAGACTACTGTCTGAACAGACAGGCCTTCCCTTTCTGGATACCGACGCATTAATAGAGGCTGGCGAATCCAAACGGCTGGCCGAGATTATTGCAGATCACTCCCCGGAAGGGTTCCGCGCGATTGAAGCGGCCTACATCCAATCGATTCAACCAGCAGGATCCGTTATTTCTACCGGAGGAAGTGTCTGTTACAGCAGTGAAGCCATGCATCATCTGGCCGGTCTTGGTACGATAGTCTGGCTGGATGTGAAGCCGGATATCCTAGAGCAGCGGTTTGTCGATGCCTTCGATCGGGGCGTGCTGATCGAACCGGGTTCCAGCCTCGCCGACCTGTATGACAGCCGGTTTCCACTGTACGAACAATATGCACAATTGAAAATCGAGGCCTCGCCGCTGACGGCTGAAGAAGTCGTCTCACTGATTCGTCAGCAACTGGCTCTGTAA
- a CDS encoding sigma-70 family RNA polymerase sigma factor, translating to MDRLGPLYDLTSERLLRYAVTVTRNTPDAEDAIQATMVRIAMRPKILATAQQPWAYLLRVARNEALRILQKRKPLQIFAQCRQLWSRDEEIVEENDQAQVIRQALKRLPTNQSEVVVLKIWEDMTFAEIASVLDESPNTVASRYRYALQKLDNYLRPVAREDINV from the coding sequence GTGGACCGCCTGGGTCCGCTGTACGATTTGACATCGGAGCGATTGCTGCGTTATGCGGTGACAGTGACCCGCAACACTCCCGATGCGGAGGATGCGATTCAGGCGACCATGGTACGGATTGCCATGCGACCCAAAATTCTGGCGACCGCTCAGCAGCCGTGGGCCTACCTGTTACGGGTGGCCCGGAACGAAGCCCTGCGGATTCTGCAGAAGCGGAAGCCGCTGCAGATCTTCGCCCAGTGCAGACAGCTCTGGTCGCGAGATGAAGAAATCGTGGAAGAGAATGATCAGGCCCAGGTGATTCGGCAGGCATTAAAGCGGCTGCCGACGAACCAGTCTGAAGTGGTAGTGCTGAAGATCTGGGAGGATATGACGTTTGCGGAAATTGCCAGTGTGCTGGATGAATCGCCGAACACCGTGGCCAGTCGTTACCGTTATGCGCTCCAGAAATTAGATAATTACCTGCGTCCCGTGGCGCGTGAGGATATCAATGTTTGA
- a CDS encoding type II secretion system F family protein codes for MNWYRYQGVNSEGKLIKGRIHAADRDEVASQLQGQGIKIERIELEEEGELAFAAREAPASGATTRLSSRDFELITDHLSDLTRARLPLSSGLEAVSYEIENTRLRTAVQDLATQLESGDDLETVLANSRAPRELCALVHAGSRSGKMSEILADYVAHTRQLSEMKSQLLMALCYPLILMFFASLMFLAIMLWIIPSFESIFVDFGIELPWVTDFMFEVSVFIRTQWWWYLPGTLLFLLGSFALFRTERGQALGQRILFRIPLLGGLLSGISVSRFSHLLALLVDNDVPFLEALKLTGESSNNYQIRKACRKFSDSISSGEMQIEALTSLKLFPATFLQTLATQSGNSNQNSPRYSVEILNALADMLNGQTRVRITFFATVVEPMIIIVCAITMGFLFLSLLAPLFKLLTMLA; via the coding sequence ATGAACTGGTATCGCTATCAGGGCGTTAATTCAGAAGGCAAGCTCATCAAGGGGCGGATTCACGCTGCCGACCGGGATGAAGTTGCCAGCCAGCTGCAGGGTCAGGGGATCAAAATTGAACGGATCGAGCTGGAAGAGGAAGGTGAACTGGCGTTTGCCGCCCGGGAAGCACCTGCCTCCGGCGCGACGACCAGGCTCTCCTCCCGTGATTTTGAACTCATCACCGATCATCTGTCCGATTTGACACGTGCCCGGCTCCCGCTCTCGTCGGGGCTGGAAGCGGTCTCTTATGAAATTGAGAACACACGTCTGCGGACCGCGGTACAGGATCTGGCGACCCAGCTGGAATCAGGCGATGACCTGGAAACGGTGCTGGCCAATTCCAGGGCGCCGCGCGAGCTCTGTGCCCTGGTGCATGCCGGCAGCCGTTCGGGCAAGATGAGTGAGATTCTGGCCGACTATGTGGCACATACCCGTCAGCTCTCCGAGATGAAAAGCCAGTTACTGATGGCCCTCTGCTATCCGCTGATTCTGATGTTTTTCGCCTCGTTAATGTTTCTGGCGATCATGCTCTGGATCATTCCTTCGTTTGAATCGATCTTCGTGGACTTTGGAATCGAACTCCCCTGGGTGACCGATTTCATGTTCGAGGTGTCCGTGTTTATCCGAACGCAATGGTGGTGGTATCTACCCGGTACTCTACTTTTTCTGTTGGGCTCTTTCGCCCTGTTCCGTACGGAAAGAGGCCAGGCGCTGGGGCAGCGCATCCTGTTTCGGATTCCCCTGCTGGGGGGACTGTTGAGTGGGATTTCCGTTTCCCGTTTTTCTCACCTGCTGGCATTGCTGGTCGATAATGACGTTCCGTTTCTGGAAGCACTCAAGCTGACAGGGGAGAGTTCAAATAACTATCAGATTCGCAAAGCCTGTCGCAAATTTTCGGACTCCATCTCTTCCGGGGAGATGCAGATTGAAGCGTTGACCTCGTTGAAGTTATTTCCCGCCACGTTTCTACAGACCCTGGCGACGCAGTCAGGTAATTCGAATCAGAACAGTCCCCGCTACTCGGTTGAAATTCTGAATGCGCTGGCAGATATGCTGAATGGCCAGACCCGCGTGCGGATCACGTTCTTCGCGACCGTTGTGGAGCCGATGATCATTATTGTCTGTGCGATTACGATGGGCTTCCTGTTTTTATCCCTGTTGGCTCCGTTGTTTAAACTGCTGACGATGCTGGCCTGA
- a CDS encoding type II secretion system F family protein, producing MNKPSRFNSLNQLWRWGNRPLLRGPRWLPGRVTHSQQMALLRILAVATEKQLSLIDVLETFEKDVHGRWRLQISRLVDLLRSGVPLADAIDKVPDLLPANAFFLVKAGAESGTLPSALSLASEVCMAERTEQVRSRAGVLLYILAVFLVVALNLLFIGYWIIPKFKKIFHDFEVELPGLTLKIIEANDFVIEYFYVLPVAILMLWIMQKILTRRGFLENGWRPAFVYGLLYPRGRAPDVLRFLHVTTESGRPLMGAFETLAHTSNNRLLAERFEAILQDVHKGNDCWTALHDFSLLTPSEVRLLQSAQRAGNLSWALKAIAKSIERRINYRMMLVREYLEPAFIVGLGALVGIIVIGLFLPLISLVHHLA from the coding sequence ATGAATAAGCCGTCCCGTTTTAATTCTCTGAATCAGTTGTGGCGCTGGGGCAATCGTCCGCTCCTGCGTGGACCACGCTGGCTTCCGGGACGTGTCACCCATTCACAGCAGATGGCGCTCTTGAGAATTCTGGCTGTGGCGACAGAGAAACAGCTGTCGTTGATCGACGTGCTTGAGACCTTCGAAAAAGACGTGCACGGCCGCTGGAGACTGCAGATTTCCCGTCTCGTGGATTTGCTCCGCAGTGGGGTTCCCCTGGCGGATGCCATCGATAAGGTGCCGGACCTGTTGCCAGCGAATGCGTTTTTTCTGGTGAAAGCAGGAGCAGAATCGGGCACGCTGCCCTCGGCGCTTTCGCTGGCTTCAGAAGTCTGCATGGCGGAACGGACTGAGCAGGTGCGGAGCCGTGCAGGCGTTCTGCTTTATATTCTGGCGGTCTTCCTGGTTGTCGCGCTGAACCTGCTATTTATCGGCTATTGGATCATCCCTAAATTCAAAAAAATCTTTCATGATTTTGAAGTAGAACTGCCGGGCCTGACGCTGAAAATTATTGAAGCCAATGATTTTGTCATCGAATATTTCTATGTTCTGCCTGTTGCGATTTTAATGTTGTGGATCATGCAGAAAATACTGACGCGCCGCGGCTTTCTGGAGAACGGCTGGCGTCCTGCGTTTGTCTATGGCCTGCTCTATCCGCGGGGCAGGGCGCCGGATGTGCTTCGGTTCCTGCACGTCACGACTGAATCGGGGCGCCCTTTAATGGGGGCGTTCGAGACCCTGGCACATACTTCGAATAACCGACTGCTGGCAGAACGGTTTGAAGCAATTCTGCAGGATGTTCACAAAGGCAACGACTGCTGGACGGCCCTGCATGATTTTAGTCTGTTAACGCCTAGTGAGGTGCGGCTGCTGCAGTCAGCCCAGCGGGCGGGAAACCTGAGCTGGGCATTGAAGGCGATCGCGAAAAGCATCGAGCGGCGAATTAATTATCGGATGATGCTGGTACGCGAATATCTGGAACCAGCGTTTATTGTAGGGCTGGGAGCCCTGGTTGGAATCATAGTGATTGGTTTATTTTTACCATTGATCAGCCTGGTTCATCACCTGGCGTAA
- a CDS encoding GspE/PulE family protein, with product MQETLSQQFQEQLPDKAENHPEYVTELVDVILAQAQAINASDIHLLPTENRMRMDWRIDGVLHHVADFSQVLAPRITARLKVLSQLLTYRTDVPQEGRIHRDGEQVVETRISTFPTLYGEKVVVRLFVGSGQYKHLENLNLPEEILTEMRGLLRQTGGVVLMTGPAGSGKTTTIYACLREIIRESRGARSLASLEDPIEVVVPTVAQSQVNPAAGFDMALGLRSLLRQDPEVIMVGEIRDRETAETVFQASLSGHLVITTFHAGSATEAVSRLSDMGIEPYLLRSGLLAILSQRLLRRLCSCAQPSQAEEDRLGLPVEQWKTATGCADCGQTGYQGRLVLTEMLLPDQGAVGQAILDQVDATELHRLAVESGLRTQWNRALRAVNEGLTSPAEVRRVLGISRSET from the coding sequence ATGCAGGAGACCTTGTCCCAACAGTTTCAGGAACAACTGCCTGACAAAGCGGAAAATCATCCCGAGTATGTGACGGAGCTGGTCGATGTGATCTTAGCCCAGGCGCAGGCTATCAATGCCAGCGACATCCATCTGCTGCCCACTGAAAACCGGATGCGGATGGACTGGCGAATTGACGGCGTACTGCATCATGTCGCTGACTTTTCTCAGGTGCTGGCACCTCGGATCACAGCCCGACTCAAAGTGCTCTCGCAGCTGCTCACTTATCGTACCGATGTCCCCCAGGAAGGGCGGATTCACCGGGATGGCGAGCAGGTGGTCGAGACCCGCATCAGCACCTTTCCGACCCTGTATGGCGAAAAAGTCGTTGTGCGGCTGTTCGTCGGTTCGGGACAATACAAACATCTGGAAAACCTGAATCTGCCGGAAGAGATTTTGACCGAGATGCGAGGTCTGTTACGACAGACCGGCGGCGTGGTGCTGATGACCGGTCCTGCAGGGAGCGGCAAAACGACGACGATTTACGCCTGTCTGCGGGAGATCATTCGCGAGTCACGGGGGGCCCGCAGTCTGGCCTCCCTGGAAGATCCGATTGAAGTCGTGGTGCCCACCGTGGCGCAGTCGCAGGTCAATCCGGCGGCGGGCTTTGATATGGCACTGGGTCTGCGGTCCCTGTTACGGCAGGATCCGGAAGTGATCATGGTGGGAGAAATCCGAGATCGCGAAACCGCCGAGACAGTCTTCCAGGCTTCGCTGTCCGGGCATCTGGTGATCACCACATTCCATGCAGGCAGCGCGACCGAAGCGGTCAGCCGCCTGTCGGATATGGGAATCGAACCGTATTTACTGCGGAGTGGTCTGCTGGCGATATTGAGTCAACGGTTGTTGCGTCGACTCTGCAGTTGTGCTCAGCCATCACAGGCGGAAGAAGATCGACTGGGTCTGCCTGTCGAACAGTGGAAAACCGCAACGGGTTGTGCAGACTGCGGACAGACCGGCTATCAGGGCCGCCTGGTTCTGACCGAAATGCTGCTGCCCGATCAGGGGGCCGTGGGGCAGGCGATTCTGGACCAGGTTGATGCGACCGAGTTGCACCGGCTGGCAGTTGAGTCCGGACTACGGACGCAGTGGAATCGTGCGCTGCGGGCCGTGAACGAAGGATTGACCAGTCCCGCGGAAGTCCGTCGAGTATTGGGCATTTCGCGGAGCGAAACATAA